The window GACAGCGCCGGGGCCGTCATAGTCGGTGGCCGGGTCCAGCAGACGGGCGTTGACAATAGCGAGCGTATTGGGAGCAACGGTCATGCGGCGGCTCCCGCGCGGCGGTGGGCGAGGGCGGCCAGAACGGCCATGCGAGCGGCGACGCCCATCTCTACCTGATCCTGGATCAGGGAGACGCTCAGGTCGTCGGCCACGTCGGAGTCGATTTCCACGCCCCGGTTCATCGGGCCGGGGTGCATGACCTTGGCGTTGGGCGCGGCCCAGGCCAGTTTTTCGCGGTCCAGACCCCAGAAGCGGAAATACTCGCGGGTCGAGGGGATCAGGGCGCCGGTCATGCGCTCCAGTTGCAGGCGCAGCATCATGACGACGTCGCAGCCGGCCAGACCTTCCTTCATGTCGTGGAAGACCTCGCAGCCCCAGCGGTCGGCGTCGCCCGGCACCAGGGTCGGCGGACCGACCAGACGGACGCGCGCCCCCATCATCGACAGCAGGGCGACGTTGGAGCGGGCCACCCGGCTGTGGGCGATGTCGCCGCAGATGGCCACCGTCAGTCCGCCGACGTCGCCGAAGGCGCGGCGCAGGCTCAGCAGGTCCAACAGGGCTTGCGTGGGGTGTTCGTGGCGGCCGTCGCCGGCATTGACGACCGCGCAGCCGACCTTCTGCGAGAGCAGGTCCACGGCGCCCGACGACGAATGGCGCACCACCAGAATCTCGGGCTTCATGGCGTTCAGCGTCACCGCCGTGTCGATCAGGGTCTCGCCCTTGGCGACCGAGGAGGCCGAGACCGGCATGGTCACGACATCGGCGCCCAGGCGCTTGGCGGCGATCTCGAACGAGGAGCTGGTGCGGGTCGAATTCTCGAAGAAGAGGTTCACGACCGTCTGACCGCGCATCAGGTCGATGCCCTTGGCCGACTGTCGGTTGAAGTCGACGAAGGCGTCGGCGAGATCCAGCAGCGCCAGGGCG of the Brevundimonas pondensis genome contains:
- a CDS encoding aspartate carbamoyltransferase catalytic subunit encodes the protein MTHAASVTETIEERLLPFPRDHFLAAGDLNPPAALALLDLADAFVDFNRQSAKGIDLMRGQTVVNLFFENSTRTSSSFEIAAKRLGADVVTMPVSASSVAKGETLIDTAVTLNAMKPEILVVRHSSSGAVDLLSQKVGCAVVNAGDGRHEHPTQALLDLLSLRRAFGDVGGLTVAICGDIAHSRVARSNVALLSMMGARVRLVGPPTLVPGDADRWGCEVFHDMKEGLAGCDVVMMLRLQLERMTGALIPSTREYFRFWGLDREKLAWAAPNAKVMHPGPMNRGVEIDSDVADDLSVSLIQDQVEMGVAARMAVLAALAHRRAGAAA